Proteins encoded by one window of Actinocorallia herbida:
- a CDS encoding beta-glucosidase family protein: MISRSAVVAFIALLGVPLVAVSGSSAAAPGPCGGISARPWCDRDLKPDKRARLLLKAMTLEEKIGMMAGDDALGPLQTQNNANAHEGTVQGIARLGVPTVRMAGGGPAGIRQGEGTAMPAPIALGASFSRSDAARYGRVVGDEGRRKGNDIILGPALDIMRLPNAGRSYEAYGEDPYLTAELGASWITAAQGRGVMAMVKHYPANNQETDRYTMNAVVGTRALREIYLPPFEKAVRAADAAAVMCGYNKVNGKASCANGTFLGKVLRGNWGFQGFVASDWLVGAKNTVASVQGGMDVEMPIGLVYSKDRLTDALRDKKITAGQIDARVRNYLRTLFAYGVFDRAAYPDQPQTIDVGAHDLTARSIAEDGITLLKNDGVLPLAQGASLAVIGSAAGEYISGIGSSQVTPRDPVTVLAGLQARAGGPVTYADGSDLGQAAATARAAKVAVVVVADQREEAADLKCLKLTCGAPDRENQDALVRAVTAANPDTVVLLQTGGPVLTPWRGRAAAVVEAWYPGERGGSAVARVLYGDAEPGGRLPVTFPVKDVKAAKGGTVRYTEGLQVGYRRVNARKTPVAYPFGHGLTYTTFKYSGIKVKGDRVQVTVTNTGARAGTAVPQLYLTFPRTAGEPPRQLKGFTRLELKPGQARRVTFTLDKRALSVWKGGWKVPHGCFTLEVGASSRALPLAAPLCR; the protein is encoded by the coding sequence GTGATTTCGCGAAGCGCCGTCGTGGCATTTATCGCCCTGCTCGGAGTGCCGCTCGTGGCGGTCTCCGGCTCGTCGGCCGCCGCGCCGGGGCCGTGCGGCGGCATCTCCGCGCGGCCCTGGTGCGACCGGGACCTGAAGCCCGACAAGCGCGCCCGCCTCCTTCTCAAGGCGATGACACTGGAGGAGAAGATCGGGATGATGGCGGGCGACGACGCACTCGGCCCGCTGCAGACCCAGAACAACGCGAACGCGCATGAGGGGACCGTCCAGGGCATCGCCAGGCTCGGCGTGCCGACCGTCCGCATGGCCGGGGGCGGCCCCGCCGGGATCAGACAGGGCGAAGGCACCGCGATGCCCGCCCCCATCGCCCTCGGCGCGTCTTTCTCCCGAAGCGACGCCGCCCGCTACGGCCGGGTCGTCGGCGACGAGGGCAGGCGCAAAGGCAACGACATCATTCTCGGCCCCGCCCTGGACATCATGCGGCTCCCCAACGCGGGCCGCTCCTACGAGGCATACGGCGAGGACCCCTACCTCACCGCCGAACTCGGCGCCTCCTGGATCACGGCGGCCCAGGGGCGCGGCGTCATGGCGATGGTGAAGCACTACCCCGCCAACAACCAGGAGACCGACCGCTACACGATGAACGCGGTCGTCGGCACCCGCGCGCTGCGCGAGATCTACCTGCCCCCGTTCGAGAAGGCGGTCCGCGCCGCCGACGCCGCGGCCGTCATGTGCGGCTACAACAAGGTCAACGGCAAGGCGTCCTGCGCGAACGGGACCTTCCTCGGCAAGGTGCTGCGCGGGAACTGGGGCTTCCAGGGCTTCGTGGCCTCCGACTGGCTCGTCGGCGCGAAGAACACCGTCGCCTCCGTGCAGGGCGGCATGGACGTGGAGATGCCCATCGGGCTCGTCTACAGCAAGGACAGGCTGACCGACGCCCTGCGCGACAAGAAGATCACCGCCGGGCAGATCGACGCGCGGGTGCGGAACTACCTGCGCACCCTCTTCGCGTACGGCGTCTTCGACCGCGCGGCCTACCCCGACCAGCCGCAGACCATCGACGTCGGGGCGCACGACCTGACCGCGCGGTCGATCGCCGAGGACGGCATCACCCTGCTGAAGAACGACGGCGTCCTGCCACTGGCGCAAGGCGCGAGCCTCGCCGTCATCGGCTCGGCCGCCGGGGAGTACATCAGCGGTATCGGCTCCTCCCAGGTCACCCCGCGCGACCCCGTCACGGTCCTTGCGGGCCTCCAAGCGCGCGCAGGCGGGCCCGTCACTTACGCCGACGGGTCCGACCTCGGCCAGGCCGCCGCGACGGCACGCGCCGCCAAGGTCGCCGTGGTCGTCGTCGCCGACCAGCGCGAGGAGGCCGCGGACCTCAAGTGCCTCAAGCTGACGTGCGGCGCCCCCGACCGGGAGAACCAGGACGCGCTCGTGCGCGCCGTCACCGCGGCCAACCCCGACACCGTCGTGCTCCTCCAGACCGGCGGCCCGGTGCTCACCCCCTGGCGCGGACGGGCCGCGGCCGTCGTCGAGGCCTGGTACCCGGGCGAGCGCGGCGGGAGCGCGGTCGCCCGCGTCCTGTACGGCGACGCCGAGCCCGGCGGACGGCTTCCCGTCACGTTCCCCGTCAAGGACGTCAAGGCCGCCAAGGGCGGGACCGTCCGGTACACCGAAGGGCTCCAGGTCGGCTACCGCCGCGTCAACGCGCGCAAGACGCCCGTCGCTTATCCCTTCGGTCACGGCCTGACGTACACGACGTTCAAGTACAGCGGCATCAAGGTGAAGGGCGACCGGGTCCAGGTGACCGTCACCAACACCGGGGCCCGCGCGGGCACCGCGGTCCCGCAGCTCTACCTCACCTTCCCGCGGACCGCGGGCGAGCCGCCGCGGCAGCTCAAGGGCTTCACCAGGCTCGAGCTGAAGCCGGGCCAGGCCCGCCGCGTCACCTTCACCCTCGACAAGCGCGCCCTCTCCGTCTGGAAGGGCGGCTGGAAGGTTCCGCACGGCTGCTTCACCCTCGAAGTCGGAGCGTCCAGCCGGGCCCTGCCCTTGGCCGCCCCGCTGTGCCGCTGA